A single region of the Cucumis melo cultivar AY chromosome 3, USDA_Cmelo_AY_1.0, whole genome shotgun sequence genome encodes:
- the LOC127148485 gene encoding uncharacterized protein LOC127148485 isoform X2, which yields MAVPSEKYFPATVSCQVHKIGSLIKDKLTKDQLQMFEKTIFGPLLNVNMVFNGQLIHHFLLRQIPEDGNADGICFSVLGKNVRFTQKEFNIITGLWPTNNPLEKDCDSKRLQSLLFGSENKKVITCLEIEEIFKNFEFTNDDDAVKVALAVFIETVMVGKDKKTQFDMDILGRVDDEEAFKSFDWSTFFYTRLLNSLKTSLQGKKEAYELKKTRSSKAVSYYNIKGYVLAFQVWAYEVLSTANEHLATRNSKGLIPRILRWNCTQAPSYKMLQNNIFDNKNTVVQPKLKMSTQEKAFMESRIRGDDNMQMEEDESIGAMNNKSLEQSDSSPQREQLSPQREQSQTVAEESEMHPITKKKHFRSKKSNDKEERSHSKSYKKLKKEIKEVRKDLSTLTSIVCRMDDTITKQSLELYEMKQMLERLVQNQTENQGNDHTDQNDNEYVVQEQHTQQQPTEEQHTERQEETQREHEEERGSDISIDGRDADLLMTIRDISDSLSHQIQKESDLPQMITTLPYVSQPLALCELAPMDQTVQIVNEESQLVEMKKNDEAVTLVEKEPVTVPDKDVEEKPIKRRKLCKIANKEVQHEDEQGNPPTTSAQIISVSTTPVPDVEIREVDPYNPMWKVDPKLWKEYLQWKKSRKTTHEERKVVSTTRKKDFFRQLEENTWVHGDTLDLLFAHLQNKMLHLKHHCKRSFRILHSSFLTGINKPDCIVWNHIFDTHLVTPDNKKAEWTDPTAHLSIWTEKDVEYYFNTAVGDYNDIPGWGDVNYVITCINIKEHWLAIAADMRKCRIYVFDSMPNYVEQKLVDEALQMPARCIASLAIAIGVNLHSDRFTYGPWPIRRSKATLQKGRSLDCGIFCTKFVECLVTASDLGCLTVPNMKLFRQQYVLELWANKYFC from the exons atggctgtacctagcgaaaagtatttccctgccactgtgtcatgccaagtgcacaagattggcagtcttattaaggataaactgaccaaggaccagctgcaaatgttcgaaaaaacaatttttggtccattgctgaatgtgaacatggtattcaacggccagttgatccatcatttcttgctgaggcagatacctgaagacggtaacgcagatggaatctgtttctcggttttagggaagaacgtccgttttacccaaaaggaattcaacatcataactggattgtggccaacaaacaatccattggagaaagattgcgatagcaagcgactgcaaagtcttctattcggatcagaaaataagaaagtaataacatgcttggaaattgaggaaattttcaagaattttgagtttacaaatgatgacgatgctgtgaaggtcgccttggccgtctttatagaaactgtgatggtcgggaaggataagaaaacacagtttgacatggacattttgggaagagttgatgatgaagaagcatttaaaagcttcgattggtcaactttcttctacactcgtctgctcaacagtttaaagacaagtctccaaggcaaaaaagaagcatacgagctgaagaagacacgaagttccaaagcagtgtcatactataacatcaaaggctacgtccttgcttttcag gtgtgggcttatgaagtactctcaaccgcaaatgagcacctggccacaagaaacagtaagggattaatcccaaggatattgagatggaattgtacacaagctccatcttacaaaatgctgcagaataacatattcgacaacaaaaat actgttgttcaacctaaactcaagatgtcaacccaagagaaggctttcatggagagtcgaattcgaggggatgataacatgcaaatggaggaggatgaatccattggagcaatgaacaacaaatcattggagcaatcagactcatctccacaaagagaacAACTCTCACCCCAAAgggaacaaagtcaaacagtggctgaggagtctgaaatgcatccaatcaccaagaagaaacatttcagatcaaagaagtccaatgacaaagaagaacgaagtcattcaaaatcctacaagaaactgaagaaggaaataaaagaagttcgtaaggatttatccacactgacttctatagtctgtaggatggatgacacaatcacaaagcagtcattggagctgtatgaaatgaagcagatgctggagagattggtccag aatcaaactgaaaatcaagggaatgatcatactgatcagaatgacaatgagtatgttgttcaagaacaacatactcaacaacaacctactgaagaacaacatactgaacgtcaagaggaaacccaaag ggaacatgaagaggaacgtggtagtgatataagcatagacggtagggatgcagacttgctaatgactataagagatatatcggatagtctaagtcatcaaattcagaaagaaTCAGACCTGCCACagatgattactacccttccatatgtgagccaacctcttgcactttgtgaattggctccaatggatcaaactgtacaaattgtaaatgaagaatctcaactg gttgagatgaaaaaaaatgatgaagcagttactttggttgaaaaagaaccagtaactgtgcctgataaagatgtggaagaaaaaccaataaagagaagaaagctatgtaaaatagcaaataaagaggtgcaacatgaagatgaacaaggtaatccacccacaacatctgctcagatcatatcagtatctacaacacctgtcccagatgtggaaatcagagaagtagatccatataatccgatgtggaaagtggatccaaaattatggaaggaatacttgcaatggaaaaaatcaagaaaaacaacccatgaagaaaggaaagtagtctccacaaccagaaagaaagactttttcagacagcttgaagaaaacacatgggtacatggagac acattggatCTGCTATTCGcccacttgcagaataaaatgttgcatctcaagcaccattgcaagcgttcttttagaatattacattcctcttttctg actggaatcaataaaccagactgcattgtttggaaccacatttttgatactcatctggtgacaccagataataagaaagctgaatggacagacccaacagcacacctaagtatatggacagaaaaagatgtcgaatactatttcaacactgctgttggtgattacaacgacataccagggtggggagatgtcaactacgtgattacctgcatcaacataaaagaacactggttggctattgcagctgatatgagaaaatgcaggatctacgtgttcgactcaatgccaaattatgttgagcagaaacttgttgatgaagctcttcaaatgcctgcacgatgcattgcctcactcgcgattgcaattggagtcaacctccattcagatcgtttcacatatggcccttggccaatacgcagatcgaaggccacattacagaaagggcgttcattggattgtggaattttctgtaccaaatttgttgaatgccttgtaactgctagtgaccttggttgtctaactgtgccaaacatgaaactgtttagacaacaatatgtgctggaactttgggccaataaatacttttgttaa
- the LOC103488130 gene encoding beta carbonic anhydrase 5, chloroplastic-like isoform X4 has protein sequence MGRSIRPRAFWGLLISEMVAIRPTLIHKNPFLFSSFSVGRSSLSVKEETDETQLEVPSNRIHELEVKNVAKSKDEHKLFDEMRRRFLSFKKHKYLEHLEHFQALAELQAPKFMVISCVDSRVCPSNILGFQPGEAFMVRNVANIVPPWENGPTETNAALEFAVNTLEVENILVIGHSSCAGIQSLMSMQDNATDSRNQSTFH, from the exons ATGGGTCGATCAATTC GCCCAAGAGCTTTCTGGGGTCTCCTGATTTCGGAAATGGTTGCGATTAGACCGACTTTAATTCACAAGAATCCATTCCTTTTCTCATCCTTTTCAGTTGGGAGAAGCTCTCTTTCT GTGAAGGAAGAAACTGACGAAACACAACTGGAAGTGCCTTCTAATCGTATTCACGA GTTGGAGGTGAAAAATGTGGCTAAATCGAAAGATGAACATAAGCTGTTTGATGAAATGCGAAGGAGATTTTTGAGTTTTAAGAAGCACAAGTATTT GGAGCATTTGGAGCATTTTCAAGCTCTTGCAGAACTGCAAGCCCCTAAG TTCATGGTGATTTCTTGTGTGGATTCTAGAGTATGCCCATCCAATATCCTTGGATTTCAACCTGGAGAAGCTTTCATGGTTCGTAACGTAGCAAACATTGTTCCGCCATGGGAG AATGGACCAACTGAAACCAATGCAGCTCTTGAATTTGCGGTGAACACACTTGAA GTTGAGAACATTTTAGTCATTGGCCACAGCAGCTGTGCTGGAATTCAGAGCCTTATGAGCATGCAAGATAATGCAACTGACTCAAG GAATCAATCAACCTTTCATTGA
- the LOC103488129 gene encoding transcription factor bHLH30-like: protein MLPFQTHYGFQSSWLSYHNVDHLKPSMSTAGCSIVDNAAVSPKDEKKSTEASRSHKEAERRRRQRINSHLATFRTLLPNTTKTDKASLLAEVVSQVKELRRRATEVARRSTEQSGGGEMVSWPFPSEEDEATLCYCDNENKVMRATVCCDERSSLNRDMMQAIRSVQVRVVRAETMTLGGRTKNVVVMEWSGGGREREEEFMGLRRALKAVVENRAQSVLGNKRARACCPMEDTILMC from the exons ATGCTTCCTTTTCAGACTCATTACGGATTCCAGAGCAGTTGGTTGAGTTATCACAACGTCGATCATCTCAAACCATCAATGTCCACTGCCGGTTGCTCGATCGTCGACAATGCTGCAGTTTCACCTAAAGACGAGAAGAAATCTACGGAAGCAAGTCGAAGTCATAAGGAAGCTGAGAGAAGACGGCGACAACGAATCAATTCGCATTTAGCTACTTTCCGTACACTCCTTCCTAATACTACTAAG ACGGATAAGGCGTCGTTACTGGCGGAGGTGGTGAGTCAAGTGAAGGAGTTGAGACGGCGAGCGACGGAGGTTGCACGTCGGAGTACAGAACAAAGCGGCGGTGGAGAGATGGTGTCGTGGCCGTTCCCTAGTGAGGAAGACGAAGCGACGCTATGTTACTGCGATAACGAGAATAAGGTAATGAGAGCGACGGTTTGTTGCGATGAGCGGTCCAGTTTGAACCGGGATATGATGCAGGCAATCCGGTCGGTTCAGGTGAGGGTGGTTCGGGCTGAGACGATGACGTTGGGGGGGAGGACGAAGAACGTGGTGGTGATGGAGTGGAGCGGCGGCGGTAGGGAGAGGGAAGAGGAGTTTATGGGTCTGAGACGGGCTTTGAAGGCCGTAGTGGAGAATCGGGCCCAAAGTGTTTTGGGTAATAAGCGGGCCCGGGCCTGTTGTCCAATGGAGGATACGATTTTAATGTGCTGA
- the LOC103488130 gene encoding beta carbonic anhydrase 5, chloroplastic-like isoform X2 yields MGRSIRPRAFWGLLISEMVAIRPTLIHKNPFLFSSFSVGRSSLSVKEETDETQLEVPSNRIHELEVKNVAKSKDEHKLFDEMRRRFLSFKKHKYLEHLEHFQALAELQAPKFMVISCVDSRVCPSNILGFQPGEAFMVRNVANIVPPWENGPTETNAALEFAVNTLEVENILVIGHSSCAGIQSLMSMQDNATDSSFVHKWVVNAKAAKLRAKAAAAHLSFDQQCKHCEKESINLSLKNLMSYPWIEERLKQDLISVHGGYYDFLNCTFEKWSLDYKNTSRVDNDDDDRLCHIKDQTIWC; encoded by the exons ATGGGTCGATCAATTC GCCCAAGAGCTTTCTGGGGTCTCCTGATTTCGGAAATGGTTGCGATTAGACCGACTTTAATTCACAAGAATCCATTCCTTTTCTCATCCTTTTCAGTTGGGAGAAGCTCTCTTTCT GTGAAGGAAGAAACTGACGAAACACAACTGGAAGTGCCTTCTAATCGTATTCACGA GTTGGAGGTGAAAAATGTGGCTAAATCGAAAGATGAACATAAGCTGTTTGATGAAATGCGAAGGAGATTTTTGAGTTTTAAGAAGCACAAGTATTT GGAGCATTTGGAGCATTTTCAAGCTCTTGCAGAACTGCAAGCCCCTAAG TTCATGGTGATTTCTTGTGTGGATTCTAGAGTATGCCCATCCAATATCCTTGGATTTCAACCTGGAGAAGCTTTCATGGTTCGTAACGTAGCAAACATTGTTCCGCCATGGGAG AATGGACCAACTGAAACCAATGCAGCTCTTGAATTTGCGGTGAACACACTTGAA GTTGAGAACATTTTAGTCATTGGCCACAGCAGCTGTGCTGGAATTCAGAGCCTTATGAGCATGCAAGATAATGCAACTGACTCAAG CTTTGTTCATAAGTGGGTGGTGAATGCAAAAGCAGCTAAATTAAGGGCAAAAGCTGCTGCTGCACATCTTAGTTTTGACCAGCAATGTAAACATTGTGAGAAG GAATCAATCAACCTTTCATTGAAAAACTTGATGTCGTACCCATGGATCGAAGAAAGGTTAAAACAGGATTTGATTTCTGTTCATGGAGGATACTATGATTTCTTGAATTGTACATTTGAGAAGTGGAGTCTTGATTACAAGAACACCAGCAGAGTTGATAATGATGATGACGACCGTCTATGTCATATTAAAGATCAAACAATTTGGTGTTGA
- the LOC103488130 gene encoding beta carbonic anhydrase 5, chloroplastic-like isoform X3, producing the protein MVAIRPTLIHKNPFLFSSFSVGRSSLSVKEETDETQLEVPSNRIHELEVKNVAKSKDEHKLFDEMRRRFLSFKKHKYLEHLEHFQALAELQAPKFMVISCVDSRVCPSNILGFQPGEAFMVRNVANIVPPWENGPTETNAALEFAVNTLEVENILVIGHSSCAGIQSLMSMQDNATDSSLFCHGSFVHKWVVNAKAAKLRAKAAAAHLSFDQQCKHCEKESINLSLKNLMSYPWIEERLKQDLISVHGGYYDFLNCTFEKWSLDYKNTSRVDNDDDDRLCHIKDQTIWC; encoded by the exons ATGGTTGCGATTAGACCGACTTTAATTCACAAGAATCCATTCCTTTTCTCATCCTTTTCAGTTGGGAGAAGCTCTCTTTCT GTGAAGGAAGAAACTGACGAAACACAACTGGAAGTGCCTTCTAATCGTATTCACGA GTTGGAGGTGAAAAATGTGGCTAAATCGAAAGATGAACATAAGCTGTTTGATGAAATGCGAAGGAGATTTTTGAGTTTTAAGAAGCACAAGTATTT GGAGCATTTGGAGCATTTTCAAGCTCTTGCAGAACTGCAAGCCCCTAAG TTCATGGTGATTTCTTGTGTGGATTCTAGAGTATGCCCATCCAATATCCTTGGATTTCAACCTGGAGAAGCTTTCATGGTTCGTAACGTAGCAAACATTGTTCCGCCATGGGAG AATGGACCAACTGAAACCAATGCAGCTCTTGAATTTGCGGTGAACACACTTGAA GTTGAGAACATTTTAGTCATTGGCCACAGCAGCTGTGCTGGAATTCAGAGCCTTATGAGCATGCAAGATAATGCAACTGACTCAAG CTTATTCTGCCATGGTAGCTTTGTTCATAAGTGGGTGGTGAATGCAAAAGCAGCTAAATTAAGGGCAAAAGCTGCTGCTGCACATCTTAGTTTTGACCAGCAATGTAAACATTGTGAGAAG GAATCAATCAACCTTTCATTGAAAAACTTGATGTCGTACCCATGGATCGAAGAAAGGTTAAAACAGGATTTGATTTCTGTTCATGGAGGATACTATGATTTCTTGAATTGTACATTTGAGAAGTGGAGTCTTGATTACAAGAACACCAGCAGAGTTGATAATGATGATGACGACCGTCTATGTCATATTAAAGATCAAACAATTTGGTGTTGA
- the LOC127148485 gene encoding uncharacterized protein LOC127148485 isoform X1: MAVPSEKYFPATVSCQVHKIGSLIKDKLTKDQLQMFEKTIFGPLLNVNMVFNGQLIHHFLLRQIPEDGNADGICFSVLGKNVRFTQKEFNIITGLWPTNNPLEKDCDSKRLQSLLFGSENKKVITCLEIEEIFKNFEFTNDDDAVKVALAVFIETVMVGKDKKTQFDMDILGRVDDEEAFKSFDWSTFFYTRLLNSLKTSLQGKKEAYELKKTRSSKAVSYYNIKGYVLAFQVWAYEVLSTANEHLATRNSKGLIPRILRWNCTQAPSYKMLQNNIFDNKNTVVQPKLKMSTQEKAFMESRIRGDDNMQMEEDESIGAMNNKSLEQSDSSPQREQLSPQREQSQTVAEESEMHPITKKKHFRSKKSNDKEERSHSKSYKKLKKEIKEVRKDLSTLTSIVCRMDDTITKQSLELYEMKQMLERLVQNQTENQGNDHTDQNDNEYVVQEQHTQQQPTEEQHTERQEETQREHEEERGSDISIDGRDADLLMTIRDISDSLSHQIQKESDLPQMITTLPYVSQPLALCELAPMDQTVQIVNEESQLETTKKQVEMKKNDEAVTLVEKEPVTVPDKDVEEKPIKRRKLCKIANKEVQHEDEQGNPPTTSAQIISVSTTPVPDVEIREVDPYNPMWKVDPKLWKEYLQWKKSRKTTHEERKVVSTTRKKDFFRQLEENTWVHGDTLDLLFAHLQNKMLHLKHHCKRSFRILHSSFLTGINKPDCIVWNHIFDTHLVTPDNKKAEWTDPTAHLSIWTEKDVEYYFNTAVGDYNDIPGWGDVNYVITCINIKEHWLAIAADMRKCRIYVFDSMPNYVEQKLVDEALQMPARCIASLAIAIGVNLHSDRFTYGPWPIRRSKATLQKGRSLDCGIFCTKFVECLVTASDLGCLTVPNMKLFRQQYVLELWANKYFC; the protein is encoded by the exons atggctgtacctagcgaaaagtatttccctgccactgtgtcatgccaagtgcacaagattggcagtcttattaaggataaactgaccaaggaccagctgcaaatgttcgaaaaaacaatttttggtccattgctgaatgtgaacatggtattcaacggccagttgatccatcatttcttgctgaggcagatacctgaagacggtaacgcagatggaatctgtttctcggttttagggaagaacgtccgttttacccaaaaggaattcaacatcataactggattgtggccaacaaacaatccattggagaaagattgcgatagcaagcgactgcaaagtcttctattcggatcagaaaataagaaagtaataacatgcttggaaattgaggaaattttcaagaattttgagtttacaaatgatgacgatgctgtgaaggtcgccttggccgtctttatagaaactgtgatggtcgggaaggataagaaaacacagtttgacatggacattttgggaagagttgatgatgaagaagcatttaaaagcttcgattggtcaactttcttctacactcgtctgctcaacagtttaaagacaagtctccaaggcaaaaaagaagcatacgagctgaagaagacacgaagttccaaagcagtgtcatactataacatcaaaggctacgtccttgcttttcag gtgtgggcttatgaagtactctcaaccgcaaatgagcacctggccacaagaaacagtaagggattaatcccaaggatattgagatggaattgtacacaagctccatcttacaaaatgctgcagaataacatattcgacaacaaaaat actgttgttcaacctaaactcaagatgtcaacccaagagaaggctttcatggagagtcgaattcgaggggatgataacatgcaaatggaggaggatgaatccattggagcaatgaacaacaaatcattggagcaatcagactcatctccacaaagagaacAACTCTCACCCCAAAgggaacaaagtcaaacagtggctgaggagtctgaaatgcatccaatcaccaagaagaaacatttcagatcaaagaagtccaatgacaaagaagaacgaagtcattcaaaatcctacaagaaactgaagaaggaaataaaagaagttcgtaaggatttatccacactgacttctatagtctgtaggatggatgacacaatcacaaagcagtcattggagctgtatgaaatgaagcagatgctggagagattggtccag aatcaaactgaaaatcaagggaatgatcatactgatcagaatgacaatgagtatgttgttcaagaacaacatactcaacaacaacctactgaagaacaacatactgaacgtcaagaggaaacccaaag ggaacatgaagaggaacgtggtagtgatataagcatagacggtagggatgcagacttgctaatgactataagagatatatcggatagtctaagtcatcaaattcagaaagaaTCAGACCTGCCACagatgattactacccttccatatgtgagccaacctcttgcactttgtgaattggctccaatggatcaaactgtacaaattgtaaatgaagaatctcaactg gaaacaacaaaaaaacaggttgagatgaaaaaaaatgatgaagcagttactttggttgaaaaagaaccagtaactgtgcctgataaagatgtggaagaaaaaccaataaagagaagaaagctatgtaaaatagcaaataaagaggtgcaacatgaagatgaacaaggtaatccacccacaacatctgctcagatcatatcagtatctacaacacctgtcccagatgtggaaatcagagaagtagatccatataatccgatgtggaaagtggatccaaaattatggaaggaatacttgcaatggaaaaaatcaagaaaaacaacccatgaagaaaggaaagtagtctccacaaccagaaagaaagactttttcagacagcttgaagaaaacacatgggtacatggagac acattggatCTGCTATTCGcccacttgcagaataaaatgttgcatctcaagcaccattgcaagcgttcttttagaatattacattcctcttttctg actggaatcaataaaccagactgcattgtttggaaccacatttttgatactcatctggtgacaccagataataagaaagctgaatggacagacccaacagcacacctaagtatatggacagaaaaagatgtcgaatactatttcaacactgctgttggtgattacaacgacataccagggtggggagatgtcaactacgtgattacctgcatcaacataaaagaacactggttggctattgcagctgatatgagaaaatgcaggatctacgtgttcgactcaatgccaaattatgttgagcagaaacttgttgatgaagctcttcaaatgcctgcacgatgcattgcctcactcgcgattgcaattggagtcaacctccattcagatcgtttcacatatggcccttggccaatacgcagatcgaaggccacattacagaaagggcgttcattggattgtggaattttctgtaccaaatttgttgaatgccttgtaactgctagtgaccttggttgtctaactgtgccaaacatgaaactgtttagacaacaatatgtgctggaactttgggccaataaatacttttgttaa
- the LOC103488130 gene encoding beta carbonic anhydrase 5, chloroplastic-like isoform X1: protein MGRSIRPRAFWGLLISEMVAIRPTLIHKNPFLFSSFSVGRSSLSVKEETDETQLEVPSNRIHELEVKNVAKSKDEHKLFDEMRRRFLSFKKHKYLEHLEHFQALAELQAPKFMVISCVDSRVCPSNILGFQPGEAFMVRNVANIVPPWENGPTETNAALEFAVNTLEVENILVIGHSSCAGIQSLMSMQDNATDSSLFCHGSFVHKWVVNAKAAKLRAKAAAAHLSFDQQCKHCEKESINLSLKNLMSYPWIEERLKQDLISVHGGYYDFLNCTFEKWSLDYKNTSRVDNDDDDRLCHIKDQTIWC, encoded by the exons ATGGGTCGATCAATTC GCCCAAGAGCTTTCTGGGGTCTCCTGATTTCGGAAATGGTTGCGATTAGACCGACTTTAATTCACAAGAATCCATTCCTTTTCTCATCCTTTTCAGTTGGGAGAAGCTCTCTTTCT GTGAAGGAAGAAACTGACGAAACACAACTGGAAGTGCCTTCTAATCGTATTCACGA GTTGGAGGTGAAAAATGTGGCTAAATCGAAAGATGAACATAAGCTGTTTGATGAAATGCGAAGGAGATTTTTGAGTTTTAAGAAGCACAAGTATTT GGAGCATTTGGAGCATTTTCAAGCTCTTGCAGAACTGCAAGCCCCTAAG TTCATGGTGATTTCTTGTGTGGATTCTAGAGTATGCCCATCCAATATCCTTGGATTTCAACCTGGAGAAGCTTTCATGGTTCGTAACGTAGCAAACATTGTTCCGCCATGGGAG AATGGACCAACTGAAACCAATGCAGCTCTTGAATTTGCGGTGAACACACTTGAA GTTGAGAACATTTTAGTCATTGGCCACAGCAGCTGTGCTGGAATTCAGAGCCTTATGAGCATGCAAGATAATGCAACTGACTCAAG CTTATTCTGCCATGGTAGCTTTGTTCATAAGTGGGTGGTGAATGCAAAAGCAGCTAAATTAAGGGCAAAAGCTGCTGCTGCACATCTTAGTTTTGACCAGCAATGTAAACATTGTGAGAAG GAATCAATCAACCTTTCATTGAAAAACTTGATGTCGTACCCATGGATCGAAGAAAGGTTAAAACAGGATTTGATTTCTGTTCATGGAGGATACTATGATTTCTTGAATTGTACATTTGAGAAGTGGAGTCTTGATTACAAGAACACCAGCAGAGTTGATAATGATGATGACGACCGTCTATGTCATATTAAAGATCAAACAATTTGGTGTTGA